The following coding sequences are from one Granulicella aggregans window:
- a CDS encoding putative bifunctional diguanylate cyclase/phosphodiesterase: MESATKVLIVDDEDSNVDMLSRRLSRCGYEVISADNGEQALRMLKDSRVDLVLLDQMMPGMTGTEVLRKIRMTKSAQQLPVIMVTAVSDSSAIALALDLGANDYVTKPLDFQIALARIRTQLAMGREEDKVRRNEERHVLAARGSGEGLWDWDLANNTVFCTAELHSLVGLAAREKAYPPRSCLACVHPKDRRAVALAFANPIGQSETTQAAGGSGDDPLDESASQFRFRHASGRYRWFSLRGVTLRNPAGVPIRRVGSITDVTARLTIDTLTGLANKRLLEEEIETAILRQKHDPLSKFCVLLFDIDHFKHLRPSLTQGASQFLLIRFAERVQKVLSESGGPELANSANPPLLARLAEDEFAILLDRLTDVPHAESLAENLTRAMLPSFSIEEREVFCSISLGLVIGDPSHASAEDVLRDADTAKSAAELRGVGRWVLFEESMRKLRDQRLQLDIDLRTAVKKQEFEVFYQSRVHLDTGAICGFEALVRWNHPTRGQVSPLEFIPIAEESGIIHDIGLWVLEKACEQTQLWRQQFDLADDFEVSVNLSPQQCKEPNLVSSVREILRRTGLPASSLNLELTESLLMEDIDQAKGVLQALKRLGIGLKIDDFGTGYSCLKYLCQFPFDSLKIDRSFTKELDQDSVEIEEIVRTIVQMAGNLKMEVVAEGVENAAHVSRLRELGCKYGQGFLFSRPVNAATAERMLGPRRVQENHRIGGAVIAAVHSSREKPI; encoded by the coding sequence ATGGAATCGGCCACCAAGGTTCTGATCGTCGATGACGAGGATAGCAATGTCGACATGCTGTCGCGGCGGTTGAGCCGGTGCGGATATGAAGTCATTTCGGCGGACAATGGCGAGCAGGCTCTTCGCATGCTCAAGGACTCGAGGGTCGACCTTGTGCTGCTCGACCAGATGATGCCGGGAATGACTGGCACCGAGGTTCTACGGAAGATTCGAATGACCAAATCGGCGCAGCAACTGCCCGTCATTATGGTCACGGCTGTCAGCGACAGCTCTGCGATCGCGCTGGCCCTGGATCTGGGCGCGAACGACTATGTCACCAAGCCTCTCGACTTTCAGATTGCGCTGGCTCGAATTCGCACGCAGCTTGCCATGGGAAGGGAGGAGGACAAGGTCCGGAGGAATGAGGAGCGCCACGTGCTCGCGGCAAGGGGTTCTGGTGAAGGCCTGTGGGACTGGGACCTGGCCAACAACACCGTCTTCTGTACGGCGGAGTTGCACAGCCTGGTCGGTCTTGCCGCGCGTGAGAAGGCCTATCCTCCGCGAAGCTGCCTGGCCTGCGTTCATCCTAAAGACCGTCGCGCCGTCGCGCTGGCCTTTGCTAACCCTATCGGCCAATCGGAGACCACGCAAGCGGCAGGCGGATCTGGCGATGATCCGCTGGATGAGAGTGCAAGCCAGTTCCGTTTTCGCCATGCGAGCGGCCGCTACCGGTGGTTTTCGTTGCGCGGAGTGACGCTTCGAAATCCGGCTGGCGTGCCCATCCGCCGGGTCGGATCCATCACCGACGTGACCGCCCGGCTAACAATCGATACCCTCACAGGTCTTGCGAACAAGCGTTTGCTCGAAGAAGAGATTGAAACGGCGATCCTGAGACAGAAGCACGATCCGTTGAGCAAGTTCTGTGTTCTGTTGTTCGACATCGACCACTTCAAACATCTAAGGCCAAGCCTTACTCAAGGCGCGAGTCAGTTCCTGTTGATCCGCTTTGCCGAGAGAGTTCAGAAGGTGCTGTCTGAGTCTGGAGGACCTGAGCTTGCCAACTCAGCGAACCCGCCCCTGCTTGCGCGGCTTGCAGAGGACGAGTTCGCCATTCTCCTGGATCGGTTGACCGATGTTCCTCATGCGGAGTCGCTCGCGGAGAATCTGACTCGCGCTATGCTACCTTCGTTCTCGATCGAGGAGCGAGAGGTCTTCTGTTCTATAAGTCTAGGGTTGGTGATTGGAGACCCGAGTCACGCGAGCGCGGAGGACGTGCTTCGCGATGCCGACACGGCTAAGTCCGCTGCCGAATTGCGAGGAGTCGGGAGATGGGTGCTGTTCGAAGAGTCGATGCGGAAACTTCGCGATCAGCGACTACAGTTGGACATCGATCTCCGGACCGCAGTGAAGAAGCAGGAGTTCGAGGTCTTCTACCAGTCCCGCGTGCATCTGGATACGGGCGCCATCTGCGGGTTCGAAGCGCTGGTGCGGTGGAACCATCCTACTCGCGGGCAGGTGTCGCCTCTTGAGTTCATCCCCATCGCGGAGGAGAGTGGAATTATCCACGACATAGGTCTGTGGGTTCTTGAGAAGGCCTGCGAACAGACGCAGCTATGGCGGCAGCAGTTCGACCTTGCCGACGACTTTGAAGTCTCGGTGAACCTGTCTCCGCAGCAGTGCAAGGAGCCGAACCTGGTCAGCAGCGTCAGAGAGATACTGCGTCGAACTGGGCTGCCTGCTTCGAGCCTGAATCTCGAACTGACAGAGAGCCTGCTGATGGAGGACATCGACCAGGCCAAGGGGGTGTTGCAGGCCCTAAAGCGACTCGGTATCGGCTTGAAGATCGACGACTTCGGCACTGGATATTCGTGTTTGAAGTATCTCTGCCAGTTTCCCTTCGACTCACTCAAGATCGATCGCTCTTTCACGAAAGAACTGGATCAGGACAGCGTCGAGATTGAGGAGATTGTGCGGACGATCGTGCAGATGGCCGGCAATCTCAAGATGGAGGTCGTCGCGGAGGGAGTTGAGAACGCAGCGCATGTCTCACGATTGCGGGAACTCGGCTGCAAATATGGCCAGGGTTTTCTCTTTTCCCGCCCGGTCAACGCGGCGACAGCGGAGCGCATGCTGGGCCCGCGGAGGGTTCAAGAGAACCATCGAATTGGCGGAGCGGTCATCGCGGCCGTGCACTCCTCGCGGGAGAAGCCGATCTAA
- a CDS encoding response regulator has product MQALARVTHETAVAPLHPRVGKVLLVEDNEFNRDMLSRRLKRSGWQVEVAVDGVQGLERARDGAFDLILMDMSLPEMDGWSVTRLLKESPRTRAIPIIALTAHAMNGDRERAILAGCDEFETKPVEYSRLLGKMTNFVAGKEL; this is encoded by the coding sequence ATGCAGGCCCTTGCCAGAGTTACCCATGAGACGGCAGTTGCTCCACTTCACCCTCGCGTTGGTAAGGTTCTGCTGGTCGAAGACAACGAGTTCAACCGCGACATGCTCTCACGACGGCTGAAGCGAAGCGGCTGGCAGGTCGAGGTCGCGGTGGACGGGGTACAGGGTCTGGAGCGCGCGCGGGACGGGGCGTTCGACCTGATCTTGATGGACATGAGCTTGCCGGAGATGGACGGTTGGAGCGTAACCCGGCTGCTGAAGGAGAGCCCGCGCACCCGCGCTATCCCCATCATTGCGCTGACGGCGCATGCAATGAACGGCGACCGCGAGAGGGCGATTCTCGCCGGTTGTGACGAGTTCGAGACCAAGCCGGTGGAGTACTCGCGGCTGCTGGGGAAGATGACGAATTTTGTCGCTGGGAAGGAGCTGTAG
- a CDS encoding Orn/Lys/Arg family decarboxylase — protein MSEGRWVLLIASEVGGTDSVSDRAMERLINAIGEEGYEVVRTSTPEDGLSLVTSDPSHSAILLDWDLEGDNQFEERAALEILRAVRRRNKKIPIFLIADRTLVSELPLEVVQQVHEYIHLFGDTPAFIANRVDFAVERYHAQLLPPYFRELKKYNDQGAYSWDAPGHMGGVAFLKHPVGMEFHKFFGENIMRSDLGISTSPLGSWLDHLGPPGESERNAARIFGADWTFYVLGGSSTSNQIVGHGVIAQDDIVLADANCHKSICHSLTVTGARPVYFKPTRNGYGMIGLVPIKRFSPENIQALIDKSPFSAGAPSKKPTYAVVTNSTYDGLCYDVNRVAEVLSKSVPRLHFDEAWYAYAKFHQIYRGRFAMDVPDDMPDRPTIFSVQSTHKMLAAFSMASMVHVKLSPRAPLDYDQFNESFMMHGTTSPFYPLIASLDVAAAMMDEPAGPTLMSETLQDAIAFRKAMSSIAHRLLAAEQGWFFSLYQPDSVTDPLDGKKYLFEECPDGALTNRSSCWTLKPGEDWHGFQDEDIADDYCMLDPAKVTILTPGVNAQGVIGEWGIPAAILTEFLDGRRVEIARTGDYTVLVLFSVGTSKGKWGALLENLFEFKRLYDSEASLEEALPELVSKYPHRYRNVTLKELSDEMHGVMQQLNLSGLVNAACDEDFDPVLTPAQTYQKLLRNETEKIRFAEMAGRIAAVMLVPYPPGIPMSMPGERLGGPDSPVIKLILAMEEFGKRFPGFERETHGIEVDSNGEYWMRAVVESNGKKNGRGKQRPPSSAPPVKRRKKPLPGDLPDPDKPIKIQPER, from the coding sequence ATGAGCGAAGGCCGTTGGGTGTTGCTGATTGCGAGTGAGGTGGGCGGTACGGACTCGGTGTCCGACCGCGCTATGGAGCGTCTGATCAACGCGATTGGTGAAGAGGGTTACGAGGTCGTTCGGACATCCACGCCGGAGGATGGATTGTCGCTGGTTACCAGCGATCCATCGCATAGCGCGATCCTGCTGGATTGGGATCTCGAAGGGGACAATCAGTTCGAAGAGCGCGCAGCGCTCGAGATCCTGCGCGCGGTTAGAAGGCGCAACAAGAAGATTCCGATCTTTCTGATCGCCGATAGGACGCTGGTCAGTGAACTTCCCCTTGAAGTTGTTCAGCAGGTGCATGAGTACATCCACCTCTTCGGCGATACGCCGGCGTTCATCGCAAACCGCGTGGACTTCGCGGTCGAACGTTATCACGCGCAGTTGCTTCCGCCTTACTTCCGCGAGCTGAAGAAGTACAACGACCAGGGAGCCTATTCTTGGGACGCGCCGGGGCATATGGGTGGCGTGGCCTTCCTGAAGCATCCGGTTGGCATGGAGTTTCACAAGTTTTTCGGCGAGAACATTATGCGTTCGGACCTCGGCATCTCGACTTCGCCGCTCGGTTCATGGTTGGATCACCTTGGGCCTCCGGGAGAGTCGGAACGGAACGCTGCGCGAATCTTCGGAGCGGACTGGACCTTCTATGTTCTGGGCGGCTCGTCGACTTCGAACCAGATCGTGGGCCATGGCGTGATTGCACAAGATGACATTGTGCTTGCCGATGCGAACTGCCACAAATCGATCTGCCACTCGCTCACGGTAACCGGGGCACGGCCTGTCTACTTCAAGCCGACGCGCAACGGCTACGGGATGATTGGCCTGGTGCCGATCAAGCGATTCAGCCCGGAGAACATCCAGGCGCTGATCGACAAGAGTCCTTTCAGTGCAGGAGCTCCGTCAAAGAAGCCGACCTACGCTGTTGTTACAAATTCGACTTACGATGGGCTCTGCTACGACGTGAACCGTGTGGCCGAGGTGCTTTCGAAGAGTGTGCCTCGCCTGCACTTCGACGAGGCCTGGTACGCCTATGCGAAATTTCACCAGATCTACCGCGGAAGATTCGCCATGGACGTCCCGGACGACATGCCCGACCGGCCTACGATCTTCTCGGTGCAGTCGACGCACAAGATGCTTGCTGCGTTCTCCATGGCATCCATGGTGCATGTCAAGCTGAGCCCACGTGCGCCGCTTGATTACGACCAGTTCAACGAGTCGTTCATGATGCATGGGACGACCTCGCCTTTCTATCCGTTGATCGCTTCGCTGGATGTTGCTGCGGCGATGATGGACGAGCCTGCCGGCCCGACCTTGATGTCCGAGACGCTGCAGGATGCCATCGCGTTCCGCAAAGCCATGTCTTCGATCGCGCACCGGCTGCTTGCGGCTGAGCAGGGATGGTTCTTCAGCCTGTACCAGCCCGACTCTGTGACCGACCCGCTTGATGGGAAGAAGTATCTGTTTGAGGAGTGCCCAGACGGCGCGCTTACCAATCGTTCGAGCTGCTGGACGTTGAAGCCGGGCGAGGATTGGCACGGCTTCCAGGATGAGGACATCGCCGACGACTACTGCATGCTGGACCCGGCGAAGGTCACCATCCTTACTCCCGGAGTGAATGCGCAGGGCGTGATCGGAGAGTGGGGCATTCCTGCGGCGATTCTTACGGAGTTCCTCGATGGACGCCGAGTAGAGATCGCGCGCACTGGAGACTACACCGTCCTCGTGCTCTTCTCAGTCGGCACCAGCAAGGGCAAGTGGGGCGCGCTGCTCGAGAACCTATTCGAGTTCAAGCGGCTCTACGACTCAGAGGCGTCGCTTGAAGAGGCTCTGCCAGAGCTCGTTTCGAAGTATCCACATCGCTATCGCAACGTCACGCTCAAAGAGTTGTCGGATGAGATGCACGGTGTGATGCAGCAGCTCAATCTTTCGGGACTAGTCAACGCTGCCTGCGACGAAGACTTCGACCCTGTCCTGACTCCGGCGCAGACTTATCAGAAACTGTTGCGAAATGAGACAGAGAAGATTCGCTTTGCCGAGATGGCGGGACGTATCGCAGCGGTGATGCTGGTGCCTTATCCTCCGGGAATTCCGATGAGCATGCCTGGGGAGCGACTTGGCGGGCCGGACAGCCCGGTGATCAAGCTGATTCTTGCCATGGAGGAGTTTGGCAAGAGGTTTCCTGGCTTCGAGCGCGAGACTCACGGTATCGAAGTAGACAGCAACGGCGAGTACTGGATGCGCGCCGTTGTCGAATCGAACGGCAAGAAGAACGGAAGAGGGAAGCAGCGGCCTCCAAGCTCTGCTCCGCCGGTCAAGCGAAGGAAGAAGCCGCTTCCCGGTGATCTCCCCGATCCTGATAAGCCAATCAAAATTCAGCCCGAAAGATAA